The Pasteuria penetrans genome segment AGAGAGGAAGGAAAAAAAGAATGCAAGGAACACTAAGCAAAAACAGACCCGCCAGGGTCCTTCCCCACGACGCGCGGAGGGACAACATCAACATAGGGAGGGGAATGAAAAAGACAAAGACAGAGAAAAAACAAGAAAAAATAGCCACAATAAATGCCAGGAAAACCCATGGGGAAGAACTAGACAACCCCTTTTTCTGTTCCGATCCCAATACCCTTTCCCCTCCCCCACCAACTCATCCCCTTCAGCCCACAACCTCCATGGAGGAAAACGTAAAGAACAGAGGCGCAACGTAGCATCCACGAAGCCCCCCTGCCGAAATCCAACATACATCTCATTCAATCCGTAGTATACATTCAATCCGTAGTATAAGGAAGTAAAGCCATTTGCCGCGCCCGCTTAATGGCACAGGTGAGCCTACGCTGATACTTGGCACAGGTACCCGTAACACGGCGTGGCAAAACCTTACCACGGTCACTGATGAACTTACTCAACAAACCAACATCCTTGTAGTCAATCACTTCAATCTTGTTGGCAGTAAAATAGCAAACCTTACGCCGTTTATGACTCCTTCGCCTCGCTGCTGCCATTT includes the following:
- the rpsR gene encoding 30S ribosomal protein S18, whose protein sequence is MAAARRRSHKRRKVCYFTANKIEVIDYKDVGLLSKFISDRGKVLPRRVTGTCAKYQRRLTCAIKRARQMALLPYTTD